In Caloranaerobacter sp. TR13, the following are encoded in one genomic region:
- the hisC gene encoding histidinol-phosphate transaminase — MTLTFRDELKDLQAYKPGKPIEDVKREYGLEKVVKLASNENPLGCSPKAIEAVKKAAENLALYPDGNATLLKETLAEKIGLKTTQILPSSGSDEMVDIIAKTFINKNDEVIMADLTFPRYITTTKMMGGKPVIVPLKDWTYDLDGMKKAITNKTKLIWLCNPNNPTGTMFTEEKLLDFLKSVPNNVVVVYDEAYNEYVTRDDYPRNSIKLLEEYPNLIVLRTFSKIYGLAALRIGYALASEEIIHNMNKIRGPFNVNKLAQVAALAALEDEDFIKKSYELNKQGKEYLYKEFENLGLEYAPSETNHIFVNVKRDTNEVFIELQKKGMIIRPIKDTWVRITIGTPEQNELLIKLLKEVI; from the coding sequence ATGACTTTAACTTTTAGAGATGAACTAAAAGATTTACAGGCATACAAACCAGGAAAGCCTATCGAAGATGTAAAAAGAGAATACGGTCTAGAAAAAGTAGTTAAATTAGCATCTAACGAAAACCCACTAGGATGTTCTCCTAAAGCAATAGAAGCTGTTAAGAAAGCTGCTGAAAATTTAGCTCTATATCCTGATGGAAACGCTACTTTATTAAAAGAAACTCTTGCAGAAAAAATAGGACTTAAAACAACTCAAATTTTACCAAGCAGTGGTTCAGATGAAATGGTTGACATTATAGCAAAAACTTTTATAAATAAAAATGATGAAGTTATAATGGCTGATTTAACCTTTCCTAGATACATAACTACAACTAAAATGATGGGTGGAAAACCTGTAATAGTACCTCTTAAAGATTGGACTTATGATTTAGATGGTATGAAAAAAGCAATAACTAATAAAACAAAATTAATTTGGTTATGTAATCCGAATAATCCTACAGGCACAATGTTTACTGAAGAAAAGTTACTTGATTTTCTAAAAAGTGTACCTAATAATGTAGTTGTAGTATATGATGAAGCATATAATGAGTATGTAACAAGAGATGATTATCCAAGAAATAGCATTAAATTGCTTGAAGAATATCCTAATTTAATTGTTTTGAGAACGTTTTCAAAAATATATGGATTAGCTGCATTAAGAATCGGATATGCTCTAGCAAGTGAAGAAATAATCCATAATATGAATAAAATTAGAGGGCCATTTAATGTAAATAAATTAGCTCAAGTTGCTGCATTAGCAGCTCTTGAAGATGAGGATTTTATTAAAAAAAGCTATGAATTAAATAAACAAGGAAAAGAATACCTATATAAAGAATTTGAAAACTTAGGACTAGAATATGCTCCATCTGAAACAAATCATATCTTTGTTAATGTTAAACGTGATACTAACGAAGTTTTCATAGAGCTTCAAAAGAAAGGCATGATAATTAGACCTATTAAAGATACATGGGTAAGAATAACTATAGGTACCCCTGAGCAAAATGAATTATTAATAAAACTTTTAAAAGAAGTTATATAA
- the fusA gene encoding elongation factor G: MNVYGTDKIRNIALLGHGGSGKTTLTEAMLFTTGVIKRIGRVEDGSTVSDFDKEEKDRQISINTSLIPIEWKGHKLNLLDTPGYFDFVGEVKSALAVAGGAVILVDASSGIEVGTEKAWKYIREAKKPAFIFINKMDKENANFDKVINQLREKFGKAVVPFEVPLGEKEDFKGLINIVDMKARKYDEKEIKCFDVDVPDGLEDKIQPLREMLIESVAESDETLLEKYFEGEEFTDEEIHKGLRTGVLNGDLIPVLCGSATKNIGVQTLMDMIWDYLPSPNDVEINTGINPDTGETIERKLDAGEPFSALVFKTIADPYVGKISLFKVLSGEIHKDDEVLNTTQDTKFKMGNIFVLRGKEQIEVNKLVAGDIGAVAKLNNTYTGDTLCSKDSPIKYPGIEFPEPLLFLAVEPKSQGDEDKMGSGLHRLTEEDPTFKVFYNKETKQTLLGGQGDMHLSVIINKLKDKFGVEVELKDPKIPYRETIKGRAEAEGKHKKQTGGHGQYGHVFIRFEPSQEEFEFNEEIFGGAVPKQYIPAVEKGLKECIESGVLAGYPVVNIKATLYDGSYHTVDSSEMAFKMATAIAFKKGIQAANPVLLEPIMKVEVLVPEEYMGDIMGDLNKRRGRILGMEPQKDGTQLVIAEVPQAEMFKYAIDLKSMTQARASFKMEFARYEEVPPHLSEKIIEEAKAEQQ; the protein is encoded by the coding sequence ATGAATGTGTATGGGACCGATAAAATCAGAAATATTGCTTTACTAGGTCACGGAGGGAGTGGAAAAACAACTTTAACTGAAGCAATGCTTTTTACAACAGGGGTTATTAAGAGAATAGGACGTGTAGAAGATGGTAGTACTGTATCTGACTTTGATAAAGAAGAAAAAGATAGACAAATTTCTATTAACACATCTTTAATACCTATAGAATGGAAAGGACATAAATTAAATTTATTAGATACTCCGGGATATTTTGATTTTGTTGGGGAAGTAAAAAGTGCTTTAGCTGTTGCTGGTGGAGCAGTTATATTAGTTGATGCATCATCAGGTATTGAGGTTGGAACAGAAAAGGCATGGAAGTATATTAGAGAAGCTAAGAAGCCCGCTTTTATATTTATTAATAAGATGGATAAGGAAAATGCTAATTTTGATAAGGTAATTAATCAATTGAGAGAAAAATTTGGTAAAGCAGTTGTACCTTTTGAAGTACCTTTAGGAGAAAAGGAAGACTTTAAAGGTCTTATAAATATAGTTGATATGAAAGCTAGAAAATATGATGAAAAGGAAATAAAATGCTTTGATGTAGATGTTCCTGATGGACTTGAAGATAAAATACAGCCTCTAAGAGAAATGTTAATTGAGTCAGTAGCTGAAAGTGACGAAACGTTATTAGAAAAATATTTTGAAGGTGAAGAGTTTACTGATGAAGAAATACATAAAGGACTAAGAACTGGAGTTTTAAATGGAGATTTAATACCTGTTTTATGTGGTTCAGCTACAAAAAATATAGGTGTACAGACTTTAATGGATATGATTTGGGATTACTTACCGTCACCTAATGACGTTGAGATAAATACAGGTATCAATCCTGATACTGGAGAGACAATCGAAAGAAAATTAGATGCAGGAGAACCATTTTCAGCATTAGTATTTAAGACAATTGCAGACCCTTATGTAGGTAAGATTTCACTATTTAAAGTATTATCTGGAGAAATTCATAAAGATGATGAAGTACTTAATACTACACAAGATACTAAGTTTAAAATGGGTAATATATTTGTTTTAAGAGGCAAAGAACAAATTGAAGTAAACAAACTAGTAGCAGGAGATATTGGTGCAGTTGCTAAGTTAAATAATACTTATACAGGCGATACATTATGCAGCAAAGACAGTCCTATAAAGTATCCAGGTATAGAGTTTCCAGAACCTTTATTGTTCTTAGCTGTAGAGCCTAAGTCTCAAGGTGATGAAGATAAGATGGGTTCTGGTTTGCATAGATTGACTGAAGAGGATCCTACTTTCAAAGTTTTTTACAATAAAGAAACTAAGCAGACACTTTTAGGTGGCCAAGGAGATATGCATTTAAGTGTTATAATAAATAAGCTTAAAGATAAATTTGGTGTTGAAGTTGAATTGAAAGATCCAAAGATTCCATATAGAGAGACTATAAAAGGAAGAGCTGAAGCTGAAGGTAAGCATAAAAAACAAACTGGTGGTCATGGTCAATATGGTCATGTTTTCATCAGATTTGAACCAAGTCAAGAAGAATTTGAATTTAATGAAGAGATTTTTGGAGGTGCTGTGCCAAAACAATATATACCAGCAGTTGAAAAAGGACTTAAAGAATGTATTGAGTCTGGTGTTTTAGCTGGTTATCCTGTAGTTAATATTAAAGCAACTCTTTATGATGGTTCTTATCATACTGTCGATTCATCAGAGATGGCTTTCAAAATGGCTACAGCGATAGCGTTCAAAAAAGGTATACAAGCAGCAAATCCAGTTTTATTAGAACCAATTATGAAAGTTGAAGTACTTGTACCAGAAGAATATATGGGAGATATCATGGGAGACCTTAATAAAAGACGAGGTAGAATTTTGGGTATGGAGCCACAAAAAGACGGTACACAATTAGTAATAGCAGAAGTTCCACAGGCAGAAATGTTTAAATATGCTATAGATTTAAAATCAATGACTCAAGCAAGAGCTAGTTTTAAAATGGAATTTGCAAGATATGAAGAAGTGCCACCACATCTAAGTGAAAAAATTATTGAAGAAGCTAAAGCTGAACAGCAATAA
- a CDS encoding CtsR family transcriptional regulator, translated as MSRLSDIIEEFIKKLLEETDNETIEIQRNELAQYFNCAPSQINYVLATRFTQDKGYYIESKRGGGGYIKIIKLNINNDSYIRNLIVNTIGNSITKMRAYRLIDTFVEKGFITNREADLMKSALSDRALGIVPKFKNELRASILKDMLLMLIE; from the coding sequence ATGTCAAGACTGAGTGACATTATAGAGGAATTTATTAAAAAGCTTTTAGAAGAAACTGATAATGAAACTATTGAAATACAGAGAAATGAATTAGCTCAATATTTCAACTGTGCTCCATCTCAAATAAACTATGTTTTAGCAACGAGATTTACTCAAGATAAAGGGTATTATATAGAAAGTAAAAGAGGTGGAGGAGGGTATATTAAAATAATTAAACTAAATATTAATAATGATAGTTACATTAGGAATCTTATAGTAAATACTATAGGTAACTCTATTACTAAAATGAGAGCTTATAGGTTGATAGATACGTTCGTTGAAAAAGGATTTATAACAAATCGAGAAGCTGATTTAATGAAATCTGCTTTAAGTGATAGGGCTTTAGGAATTGTACCAAAGTTTAAAAATGAATTGAGAGCAAGTATACTTAAAGATATGCTTCTTATGCTAATAGAATGA
- a CDS encoding vitamin B12-dependent ribonucleotide reductase, protein MNLTDNALKVLEKRYLTKDSKGNVIETPDEMFKRVAHHIAKADLLYNKDSDVKRTEEEFYDMMVNLEFLPNSPTLMNAGKELGQLSACFVLPIEDSMEGIFDAIKNAALIHKSGGGTGFSFSRLRARGSTVKSTGGVASGPVSFMKVFNSATEAVKQGGTRRGANMGILRIDHPDILEFIECKKDNNEITNFNISVGITEKFMEAVEKGEDYELIDPNTKAVKGKLNARDVFNKIVEMAWTNGEPGIVFLDRLNKFNPTPGLGQIESTNPCGEQPLLPYESCNLGSINLSKMIKEGANGYEIDYEKLGNIVDKAVHFLDNVIDVNRYPLPEIEEMTKSTRKIGLGVMGFADLLICLGIPYNSQEAVDLADNLMKFINERATKKSIELAELRGVFPAYDKSIYVEKGVKIRNATRTTIAPTGTISIIAGASSGIEPLFAVSYIRNVMDNDKLIEVHPLFKNIAKNRGFYSEKLMERIAEEGSLAHIDEIPEDIKKVFVTAHDISPLWHVKMQAAFQNHVDNAVSKTVNFRNEATKEDVKEVYTLAYKLGCKGVTIYRDGSRANQVLSTAKDKEENKREQNKIKIKPRMRPEITKGITEKVRIGCGNLYITVNYDDKGICEVFTNLGRAGGCPSQSEATSRLISIALRSGLDVKSIIEQLKGIRCHSTLRQRATNKDIKVLSCPDAIGKALERVMSTYVEVKDQAVNDIALEIEQEATKIDEPIYTNSQKIDSAMGEISVSSEENSGICPECGSKVEHEGGCMVCRSCGYSKCG, encoded by the coding sequence ATGAATCTTACAGATAATGCTTTGAAAGTACTTGAGAAAAGATATCTTACTAAAGATTCTAAAGGTAATGTTATTGAAACCCCAGATGAAATGTTTAAAAGGGTAGCACATCATATAGCAAAGGCTGATTTGTTATATAATAAGGATAGTGATGTAAAAAGAACAGAAGAAGAATTTTATGATATGATGGTAAATCTTGAATTCTTACCTAATTCACCAACATTAATGAATGCTGGAAAAGAACTAGGACAGCTTTCAGCATGTTTTGTTTTACCTATAGAAGATTCAATGGAAGGGATTTTTGATGCTATTAAAAATGCAGCTTTAATACATAAATCTGGTGGAGGAACGGGTTTTAGTTTTTCAAGATTGAGGGCAAGGGGTTCTACTGTTAAATCAACCGGTGGAGTTGCATCAGGGCCTGTTAGCTTTATGAAAGTTTTTAATTCAGCTACAGAAGCAGTTAAACAGGGGGGCACAAGAAGAGGAGCGAATATGGGTATTCTTAGAATAGATCACCCTGATATATTAGAATTTATAGAATGCAAAAAGGATAACAATGAAATTACTAATTTCAATATTAGTGTAGGTATAACAGAAAAATTTATGGAAGCAGTTGAAAAAGGAGAAGACTATGAGCTTATAGACCCTAATACTAAAGCTGTTAAAGGTAAACTTAATGCTAGAGATGTTTTTAATAAAATAGTTGAAATGGCATGGACTAACGGAGAACCAGGAATAGTTTTTTTAGATAGATTAAATAAATTTAATCCAACTCCTGGCTTAGGTCAAATTGAAAGTACAAATCCGTGTGGCGAGCAGCCATTACTTCCTTATGAATCATGTAATTTAGGTTCTATTAACCTATCTAAAATGATTAAAGAAGGGGCAAATGGATATGAAATTGATTACGAGAAATTGGGCAATATAGTAGATAAGGCTGTTCATTTCTTAGATAATGTTATAGATGTTAACAGATATCCATTACCAGAGATAGAAGAAATGACTAAGAGTACTAGAAAAATTGGATTAGGGGTAATGGGATTTGCAGACCTTTTAATTTGTTTGGGAATTCCTTACAATTCACAAGAAGCAGTAGATTTAGCTGATAATTTAATGAAATTTATTAACGAAAGAGCTACCAAAAAATCTATTGAATTAGCTGAATTAAGAGGAGTTTTTCCTGCATATGATAAAAGTATTTATGTAGAAAAAGGTGTGAAAATTAGAAATGCAACAAGAACTACTATAGCTCCTACTGGAACTATAAGTATTATTGCAGGTGCTAGTAGTGGAATTGAACCTTTGTTTGCTGTATCTTACATTAGAAATGTAATGGATAATGATAAGCTAATAGAAGTGCATCCTTTATTCAAAAATATTGCAAAAAATAGGGGTTTCTATTCTGAAAAACTTATGGAAAGAATAGCTGAGGAAGGCTCTTTAGCTCATATAGATGAAATACCTGAAGATATAAAGAAGGTTTTTGTAACTGCTCATGATATATCACCATTATGGCATGTTAAAATGCAGGCTGCTTTTCAAAACCATGTAGATAATGCCGTATCTAAAACAGTTAACTTTAGAAATGAAGCAACAAAAGAAGATGTAAAAGAAGTATATACTTTAGCATATAAATTAGGGTGCAAGGGTGTAACAATATATAGAGATGGGAGTAGAGCTAATCAGGTTTTAAGTACTGCAAAAGACAAAGAGGAAAATAAAAGAGAACAGAATAAAATAAAAATAAAACCTAGAATGAGACCTGAAATTACAAAAGGTATTACTGAAAAGGTAAGAATAGGATGCGGTAATTTATACATTACAGTTAATTATGATGATAAAGGTATTTGTGAAGTCTTCACTAATCTTGGAAGAGCAGGAGGATGTCCAAGTCAAAGTGAAGCGACAAGTAGACTTATATCTATAGCATTAAGATCAGGCTTAGACGTAAAATCAATTATTGAGCAATTAAAGGGAATAAGATGTCATTCAACATTAAGGCAAAGAGCTACAAATAAAGATATTAAAGTGCTTTCATGCCCTGATGCTATAGGTAAGGCACTAGAAAGGGTAATGAGTACTTATGTTGAAGTTAAAGATCAAGCAGTAAACGATATTGCCTTGGAAATAGAACAAGAAGCAACAAAAATAGATGAACCAATATATACTAATTCACAAAAGATAGATTCTGCAATGGGAGAAATATCAGTTAGTTCAGAAGAAAACAGTGGTATATGTCCTGAATGTGGAAGTAAAGTAGAACATGAAGGTGGATGTATGGTTTGTAGAAGTTGTGGATATTCTAAATGTGGTTAA
- a CDS encoding UvrB/UvrC motif-containing protein — translation MLCDDCGKREATMHFTKIINGNVTELHLCEECAKNHKEFEFDTSFSIHNFLTGLLDLDNVQENPFKIDYITGTKCERCGLTYSKFRQTGKFGCSNCYNSFKEKLIPLFKRIHGQGNHIGKVPRRAGGVIRIKKEISRLKNQLEIAVRNEEYEKAAQIRDQIRELQAQIDTK, via the coding sequence ATGCTTTGTGATGATTGCGGAAAAAGAGAAGCGACTATGCATTTTACAAAAATTATAAATGGTAATGTAACAGAACTTCATTTATGTGAGGAATGTGCTAAAAATCATAAGGAATTTGAATTTGATACATCTTTTTCAATACACAATTTTCTAACAGGACTTTTAGACTTAGATAATGTACAGGAAAATCCTTTTAAAATAGATTATATTACAGGTACAAAATGTGAAAGATGCGGTTTAACTTATAGTAAGTTTAGGCAGACAGGTAAGTTTGGATGCAGTAATTGTTATAACTCATTTAAGGAAAAACTAATACCTCTATTTAAAAGAATACATGGACAGGGAAATCATATAGGTAAAGTTCCTAGAAGAGCTGGTGGGGTGATAAGGATTAAAAAAGAAATTAGTAGACTCAAGAACCAGCTAGAAATTGCAGTACGAAATGAAGAGTACGAAAAAGCAGCTCAAATAAGGGATCAAATTAGAGAGCTTCAAGCTCAAATAGATACAAAGTAG
- a CDS encoding putative glycoside hydrolase, whose amino-acid sequence MIVRKKSLVLITVMLMVFAVYFFNFSSIDYADEGKPQIEKISTNLELEHINYLIQPATNWGVYKEKVKVKGIYLTGNTLAYDKRFYKLLNLVKTTELNAMVIDVKDDLGRLTYKSNVDMVNEIGADKQVKVDNFYEKMSILRENNIYPIARIVTFKDRLAGTKRPDLAIKTKNGKVWRDNSGNAWLNPYNREAWEYPIKIAEEAALMGFKEIQFDYVRFPTDGNRSIIDYGEESIGKTKAEIIAEFLKYAKKRLEPKGVYVSADIFGLVTTAKDDMRIGQHLETLATSADILCPMVYPSHYALGSYGVAYPDSEPYKIVYTSLSRAKKRIDNIKTEETKAIIRPWLQDFSAPWLKNLYGEHYINYGPEQIRAQIKAVYDAGLEEWIFWNASNRYTEAGFEKNTDDTVDQ is encoded by the coding sequence ATGATAGTAAGAAAAAAGTCATTAGTATTGATAACAGTTATGTTAATGGTTTTTGCTGTATATTTCTTTAATTTCAGTTCTATCGATTATGCTGATGAGGGGAAACCTCAGATTGAAAAAATATCTACTAATTTAGAACTAGAACATATAAATTATTTAATTCAGCCAGCTACAAATTGGGGAGTATATAAAGAAAAAGTTAAAGTAAAGGGAATATATTTAACAGGCAATACTTTGGCTTATGATAAAAGATTTTATAAACTTTTGAATTTAGTAAAAACAACAGAATTAAATGCTATGGTTATAGACGTAAAAGATGATTTAGGGCGTTTAACTTATAAATCTAATGTGGACATGGTTAATGAAATTGGAGCGGACAAGCAGGTTAAGGTAGATAATTTCTATGAAAAAATGTCTATATTAAGAGAAAATAATATTTATCCAATTGCAAGAATTGTTACTTTTAAAGATAGACTTGCAGGTACAAAGAGACCAGACTTAGCTATAAAAACAAAAAATGGAAAAGTATGGAGAGATAATAGTGGGAATGCATGGCTTAATCCATATAATCGAGAGGCTTGGGAGTATCCTATAAAGATAGCTGAGGAAGCTGCTTTAATGGGATTTAAGGAAATACAATTTGATTATGTAAGGTTCCCTACTGATGGCAATAGATCTATTATAGACTATGGAGAAGAGAGTATTGGTAAGACAAAAGCTGAAATAATCGCTGAATTTCTAAAATATGCAAAAAAAAGATTAGAACCTAAAGGAGTATATGTTTCTGCAGATATTTTTGGGTTAGTTACAACAGCAAAAGATGATATGAGAATAGGGCAGCATTTAGAAACTCTAGCTACTAGTGCAGATATATTATGCCCAATGGTTTATCCATCTCATTATGCTCTTGGTTCTTATGGAGTTGCATATCCAGATTCTGAACCGTATAAAATAGTCTATACAAGTTTATCTAGAGCTAAAAAGAGAATAGATAATATAAAAACAGAAGAAACAAAGGCTATTATAAGACCTTGGTTACAAGATTTTTCTGCACCTTGGTTAAAAAATCTTTATGGAGAACATTATATTAATTATGGGCCTGAACAAATAAGAGCTCAAATAAAAGCGGTATATGATGCAGGTCTTGAGGAATGGATATTCTGGAATGCAAGTAATAGATACACAGAAGCAGGCTTTGAAAAAAATACAGATGATACAGTTGATCAGTAG
- a CDS encoding thioredoxin family protein — protein MDINCLYDQGVSFDEFVNKDKDTYREKTLEILNKIKLNDDLINKVKSIDKKIKVLVCAEIWCPDCMINVPVLEKIRQYNQNIDISIVEKDGNEDFFIKYSEEDRVKIPTFVFFDENFKELGSFVEHPKKIKEIISKGNQPNIIVAMRKYRKGEYAEETLMDILEILLRSQ, from the coding sequence ATGGATATAAATTGTCTTTATGACCAAGGTGTTTCATTTGATGAGTTTGTAAATAAAGATAAAGATACTTATAGAGAGAAGACTTTGGAAATTCTAAATAAAATTAAATTAAATGATGATTTAATAAATAAAGTAAAGAGTATTGACAAGAAAATAAAAGTTCTTGTTTGTGCTGAAATATGGTGTCCAGATTGTATGATAAATGTACCTGTTTTAGAAAAAATAAGACAATATAATCAGAATATTGATATTTCAATAGTAGAAAAAGATGGGAATGAAGATTTTTTTATTAAATATAGCGAAGAAGATAGAGTGAAAATACCTACTTTTGTATTTTTTGATGAGAATTTTAAAGAACTTGGTAGTTTTGTTGAACATCCGAAAAAGATAAAAGAAATTATATCTAAAGGTAATCAGCCTAATATAATAGTTGCTATGAGAAAATATAGAAAAGGGGAATATGCTGAAGAAACATTAATGGATATATTAGAAATACTGTTGAGGAGTCAATAG
- a CDS encoding protein arginine kinase, whose translation MAKWLQGSNKKNDIVVSTRIRLARNIEDFLFPQMMDTESANKVIDRIRSSIIESNTILSREFDFFRIKDIPPLERQIFVEKHLISPELIAKPEKSAFLLRKDEKVTVMINEEDHIRIQVLLPSLGLEESWDLCSKIDDIIEENVKYAFDEKLGYLTSCPTNVGTGMRASVMLHLPSLVMTGHINKVLQAVNQIGLTVRGLYGEGTDALGNLFQISNQTTLGETEEEIIEKLKKIVLQIIDREKESRQRLINTKRIEVEDIVYRSLGILKNSRIITSKESMKLLSDVRMGIEMGIINDIDLDKINNLMILSQPASIQKYSGKELNAKERDIKRAEMIREYLK comes from the coding sequence ATGGCTAAATGGTTACAAGGAAGTAATAAAAAGAATGATATAGTGGTTAGTACTAGAATTAGACTGGCACGAAATATTGAAGATTTTCTATTTCCACAAATGATGGATACAGAAAGTGCTAATAAAGTGATAGATAGAATAAGAAGTTCAATAATTGAAAGCAATACAATCTTATCAAGAGAATTTGATTTTTTTAGGATTAAAGATATTCCACCTTTAGAAAGACAGATTTTTGTAGAAAAACATCTTATTAGTCCAGAATTGATTGCTAAGCCTGAAAAAAGTGCATTTTTACTAAGAAAAGATGAAAAAGTAACAGTAATGATAAATGAAGAAGACCATATAAGAATACAGGTTTTACTTCCTAGCTTAGGGCTAGAAGAAAGTTGGGACTTATGTAGTAAAATTGATGACATTATAGAAGAAAATGTAAAGTACGCTTTTGATGAAAAATTAGGATATTTAACTTCATGTCCAACTAATGTAGGAACTGGAATGAGAGCTTCAGTTATGCTGCATCTTCCTAGTTTAGTAATGACTGGTCATATAAATAAAGTACTTCAGGCTGTAAATCAGATAGGTCTTACTGTAAGAGGATTATATGGTGAAGGAACTGATGCATTAGGCAATCTATTCCAAATTTCTAATCAAACAACCTTAGGCGAAACTGAAGAGGAAATTATTGAAAAGCTGAAAAAAATTGTTCTTCAGATTATTGATCGAGAAAAAGAATCGAGGCAAAGACTGATTAATACAAAAAGAATAGAAGTAGAAGATATTGTATATAGATCTTTAGGAATATTAAAAAATTCAAGAATAATAACATCAAAAGAATCTATGAAATTATTGTCAGATGTAAGAATGGGTATAGAAATGGGTATTATTAATGATATAGATTTAGACAAGATTAATAACTTGATGATCTTGTCACAACCAGCTAGTATTCAAAAATATTCAGGTAAAGAATTAAATGCTAAAGAAAGAGATATAAAAAGAGCTGAAATGATTAGAGAATATTTAAAATAG